The Deltaproteobacteria bacterium genome window below encodes:
- a CDS encoding lipopolysaccharide heptosyltransferase II, which translates to VPVVTIFGPTSPSFGYAPYGKNVQIVEKALSCRPCHHHGPMVCPKEHFRCMRDITVNDVMDAIERTGALT; encoded by the coding sequence TGTGCCTGTGGTGACTATATTCGGACCCACGTCACCCTCATTTGGATATGCGCCTTATGGAAAGAATGTACAGATCGTGGAAAAAGCGCTTTCCTGCCGTCCCTGCCATCACCATGGCCCTATGGTATGCCCGAAAGAACACTTTCGCTGCATGAGGGATATCACCGTGAATGATGTGATGGACGCTATCGAAAGGACAGGGGCGCTTACTTGA